From Halichondria panicea chromosome 12, odHalPani1.1, whole genome shotgun sequence, a single genomic window includes:
- the LOC135344844 gene encoding rotatin-like isoform X2, whose protein sequence is MSAGGEENERPLRELLLKINHPLSDVRSRSLRSVSFKLSHSLVSVEELVSEREFLVGLLEWFNHEGWTCETQVLALLLQLTQNATAALTIVEVGGVNFLSQLRPHCNPALHPLIDDILEQLLRLPTLHTSCNTSTTSFEHPEAAYSSKSPSIATTTGEFADNESSGPTNGKCIRTDSDISAASSLNTVRTSDVGSYMEISRESFGLKTASQQPTLPAQYNSSHSLSGGSTQLSSMVVDSSQEVGETGRLGGMRYTESRVIPHGRDEESGDHGDGGVRGFPWVQLTDNDRGILLTTHSRLQSSTEDALVRSCEFLQDVLFQDFPAEILLQRPAIIKSLVRLLEGSGSTSHTLSSLLSCLASFTHTLHQRMMTAMCPSGGLRGRGGLSLDTPEPTTTHSTNPNPPETLETLTPEMLSQLQSEQLSTSQFSLLLISAIATLLPCLLANDTTVAEGGSTEAIAEGGSMEAIALCVELLCTVRSACEVMTRCGSKQGTVFSEGSAIPNPQIEGAVDSLCSALSQCLSRWRRLAPQECDGRVCPQLQVVCSVTIHLSLALCHVMEMSSTSSGVLPLPSALSGLVMNGVLGLVCPSLITRLLPTLERVDVPTSRLYHQVVAMTQSFHAMSQFLSPQRDVITSLTMATSGLEGLWFTANQQFIAKAIDQSLLVGDSPAVPWGTGLQLLLRLVGHGSDRVREHAYKHLREQYDIWLVSVAESADSDVQDHPLLNSDLLSELCCYGVVADNKAIADSACKICASLLSCDNEEVWSRVWGMVNQWMPFLECAMSESGVLCGGVQQLLEGGGGALTSVVRLRSLTRLLYSNSTDLRVWSFRQLSTILLEGNSPPPWLPTATTPLHNVLTLGKHHCGWTNTSTPSSFKHEDVLKLVRILRSASMDDSLKKSALEQLSLILRDQQLHAQVLQDDIITEDLLSALVLHSAPIQEMHSEPSQESARDLIVKPCIKCLLLLALSSPPLRDRVAQDATTLSAILRAALAFNEDVDFLSCVSMLLAMCLFRCVVMVTEDSQLQIPHIFAKKLKFPFSIVEYERELCHVTPSPLDPALFSTDPLLGMLRLAYHSIRTGPPDQLISAHQNRSLDDDGDHKMAVPSSDIAALSALSVTVCLQEYVELLRTASSHGQVVSVLYRIEVVLRNWTMCGGRVDMDRLQCDWRKAFVRFLSVSPSSTEDLSLLSTVLGVLQTMALVSRPRPLQSALCDHLLQRDDLDWLIKVTCCEGAVCLKLLTDYLQHKKQSDPQRLVLKRFLRLLVALIGHTHTTPPITPPSWLYLVETVCQCVQLAGSPDYYDLPLLEASLECLLHLSSCVSDKLLKLDRFRKLLFEVMTALRQVLWSLISGRGYLALSFLGRGVTSRASLALAHVMQTASLLDYPKGWWVQWLESCSPDIGLVWLRHLVEDRDPQVRYSGLRLLSLLCSKLEVTESLLGVWRDFPCGLWGVCLEIALDVNSNDLVKQQALFVLVSLSNICNCHKKWSNYLVCTTNHVSTACSHVSTVCSHVSTVCNHVSTACSNVSTVCSHVSTACSHGRLSGEKALGHLLHTYDICHYVNAIVQSDRFSQVSREIDSISKLTENIFFDQRVISNDSKTKNGGSDEKSIKRMYLRHSFNSDGAADVSGASTEGVNRVLVLLTRLVEICDPLFVCGVCDVLHNMASSFPQEIGAYLQETGTLEMLVRFTDVTILKLFISAAIRGIIRPHLLTGWVRMVAGIVGVVRGLLPLQPSLVNPLILRTGLVCNLWEALSAVSSHCLEDTTCLSLCSQVLELMLAAVQCNQDCSLTTITVVFRDLHKHWKSFVNVLLYSLKRPELCVLTTHALKALSLVLVHSAEVGVASEGVCAKSIINVKETLDQDYITADSENPIGWVLCLAIMDARDIAAHHPPPHTALTSHTTLTEALRLLLACSSSAKQSALANGLLESTMDQLKSLGSKVKSQTAQDHPPQAVKRSLKESPAMLEYISTVHVIRNFMYKSLEVKTAVGDCQLLSILHKQWTWYSLNKKTLTAVLKLLSVFTAGNSRGQALLCQPLRCLQLIPSLLHSSLKLCSTLLVANHKPTPHDMLVIGGLFPLITNCALSNEGRATLRKMNFLSNMSSLSPKSDKGQRSSKLATLWVSFLVNLSFSSDGQQMIMKQSGALEVVTDLYWSSSAEGSRTKTLLLLRNLSFYGPSKTLLATNEGFQSILSHCLGSEDARHNALASSALWALLHNCNKIRHVLKHSELVESLESLHSRTIAPQRLGGAQNSDNHLKTLTMAYSLLH, encoded by the exons CCACAAACGGGAAATGTATTCGTACTGATTCTGATATTTCAGCAGCCTCCTCTCTAAATACAGTACGCACATCAGATGTTGGCAGCTATATGGAGATTTCCAGGGAGTCTTTCGGTCTCAAAACAGCCTCTCAACAACCGACCCTACCAGCTCAGTATAATAGCTCACACAGTCTTAGTGGAGGGTCTACGCAGTTATCCTCAATGGTGGTGGACTCGTCTCAGGAGGTTGGTGAAACCGGCCGACTTGGTGGGATGAGATATACAGAGAGTAGGGTTATACCACATGGAAGGGACGAGGAGTCTGGTGACCATGGTGATGGTGGTGTGAGGGGTTTCCCCTGGGTACAGTTGACTGATAACGACAGGGGCATCCTCTTGACCACACACAG ccgTCTACAGAGCAGCACTGAGGATGCTCTGGTTAGATCGTGTGAGTTTCTACAAGATGTGTTGTTTCAAGACTTCCCAGCGGAGATCCTCCTACAGAGACCAGCCATCATTAAG AGTTTGGTTCGGCTACTAGAGGGGAGTGGTAGcactagccacaccctctcatCCCTCCTCTCCTGTCTGGcctcattcacacacacactgcatcaGAGAATGATGACAGCTATGTGCCCTAGTGGAGGACTGAGGGGTAGGGGGGGTCTGTCACTGG atacaccaGAACCAACCACCACCCACTCTACCAACCCAAACCCTCCAGAAACCCTCGAAACACTCACTCCAGAAATGCTCTCTCAATTGCAATCTGAGCAACTCTCAACCTCTCAATTCAGCCTCCTATTGATAAGTGCCATCGCGACTCTCCTGCCTTGCCTACTGGCCAATGACACCACAGTAGCAGAGGGAGGCAGCACGGAGGCCATTGCAGAGGGAGGCAGTATGGAGGCCATTGCACTATGTGTGGAGCTACTGTGTACAGTGAGGAGTGCGTGTGAGGTGATGACCAGGTGTGGAAGCAAACAG GGTACTGTATTCAGTGAGGGGTCAGCAATTCCCAACCCCCAGATCGAGGGGGCAGTGGATAGCCTCTGCTCTGCCCTCTCCCAGTGCCTATCAAGATGGAGAAGACTTGCACCTCAG GAGTGTGATGGGAGGGTGTGTCCTCAGCTACAGGTGGTGTGCTCTGTGACAATACACTTGTCATTAGCTCTCTGTCATGTGATGGAAATGTCCTCAACT AGCTCAGGTGTGTTGCCTCTGCCCAGTGCCCTGAGTGGGCTGGTCATGAATGGAGTACTGGGGCTAGTCTGCCCTTCTCTGATCACCAGACTCTTGCCAACCTTGGAGAGAGTGGATGTACCTACTAGTAGG CTGTACCATCAAGTGGTTGCCATGACGCAGTCCTTCCATGCAATGAGTCAGTTCCTGTCCCCCCAACGTGATGTCATCACCTCCCTCACCATGGCAACGAGTGGACTGGAGGGACTGTGGTTCACAGCTAATCAGCAGTTCATTGCCAAAGCCATCGACCAATCCCT GCTGGTGGGGGATTCCCCGGCCGTTCCTTGGGGCACTGGATTGCAGCTGTTGCTGAGACTGGTTGGTCACGGCTCTGACAGAGTGAGGGAACACGCCTACAAACACTTGAGA GAGCAGTACGATATTTGGTTAGTGTCTGTTGCCGAGTCAGCTGATTCTGATGTCCAGGACCACCCCCTgttgaactctgacctcttgTCCGAGCTCTGTTGCTATGGCGTTGTGGCTGATAACAAGGCTATAGCAGACTCAGCGTGCAAGATTTGCGCCAGTCTGCTATCATGTGATAACGAGGAGGTGTGGTCTCGTGTGTGGGGCATGGTCAATCAGTGGATGCCTTTCCTCgag TGTGCTATGAGTGAGAGTGGTGTGCTGTGTGGGGGCGTGCAACAGCTGCTggagggaggagggggtgCTCTGACTAGTGTAGTGAGACTGAGGAGCCTCACACGACTGCTCTATTCCAACAGCacaga TTTGAGAGTGTGGTCGTTTCGGCAACTGAGCACTATCCTTCTGGAGGGGAATTCCCCACCACCCTGGTTACCAACGGCAACAACCCCACTCCATAACGTACTGACGCTGGGGAAGCACCACTGTGGATGGACCAACACCAGCACACCAAGCTCATTCAAG CACGAGGATGTGCTCAAGTTGGTCCGTATTCTGAGATCAGCCAGCATGGACGATTCACTTAAGAAATCAGCCCTGGAACAACTCTCCCTTATTCTAAGAG ACCAGCAGCTTCATGCTCAAGTACTGCaggatgacatcatcacagaGGACCTTCTCTCGGCACTCGTCTTGCACTCTGCACCCATCCAGGAGATGCACTCTGAACCCAGCCAGGAGAGTGCCAGAGATCTGATCGTGAAGCCTTGTATCAAATGCCTGCTATTATTAGCCCTCTCCAGTCCTCCATTGAGAGACAGAGTGGCCCAGGATGCTACCACACTCTCTGCCATCTTGAGAG CTGCCCTTGCCTTCAACGAGGACGTGGATTTCCTGTCCTGTGTGTCCATGCTCCTCGCCATGTGTCTGTTCAGATGTGTTGTCATGGTAACAGAGGACTCCCAACTGCAAATACCTCACATTTTCGCTAAAAA GTTGAAGTTTCCATTTTCTATCGTGGAGTATGAACGAGAGCTTTGTCACGTGACCCCCTCCCCCTTGGACCCTGCGTTGTTCAGTACAGATCCcctactgggcatgctcagaCTTGCCTACCACTCTATTAGGACTGGCCCTCCAGACCAACTTATCTCAGCTCACCAAAACCGCTCTCtagatgatgatggtgatcaTAAAATGGCAGTACCCTCGAGCGACATTGCTGCTTTAAGTGCTCTGagtgtgactgtgtgtttgCAAGAATATGTTGAATTGTTGAGAACGGCATCGAGTCACGGTCAAGTGGTTAGTGTGTTGTATCGTATTGAGGTGGTGCTGAGGAATTGGACCATGTGTGGTGGGCGGGTGGACATGGACCGATTGCAGTGCGACTGGAGAAAGGCTTTTGTGAG GTTCCTGTCTGTGAGCCCTAGCTCCACAGAGGACCTCTCTCTACTATCCACTGTACTAGGGGTGCTCCAAACAATGGCGCTTGTCTCGCGTCCTAGACCCCTCCAGTCTGCCCTCTGTGATCATTTACTGCAGAGAGATGATCTGGATTGGTTGATCAAGGTCACATGTTGTGAGGGGGCGGTGTGTCTAAAGCTACTGACGGACTATCTGCAACACAAGAAACAATCTGACCCTCAAAG GTTAGTTCTCAAGAGGTTCCTGCGACTACTAGTGGCATTGataggccacacccacaccactccCCCTATCACGCCCCCCTCCTGGCTCTATCTAGTTGAGACCGTCTGCCAGTGTGTACAATTGGCCGGCTCACCAGACTATTATGACCTACCTCTGTTAGAGGCCTCCCTTGAATGTCTCCTCCACCTCTCATCATG TGTGTCGGACAAGTTGCTGAAACTGGACAGATTTAGAAAGCTGCTATTTGAAGTGATGACTGCCCTAAGACAA GTATTGTGGTCGCTCATTTCTGGGCGTGGTTACCTGGCGCTATCGTTCCTGGGGAGAGGGGTGACGTCCAGGGCCTCCCTCGCACTGGCACATGTCATGCAAACAGCCTCCCTATTGGACTATCCAAAG GGTTGGTGGGTACAATGGCTGGAGAGCTGCAGTCCTGACATCGGGTTGGTATGGTTACGCCACCTGGTGGAAGATCGAGACCCTCAA GTACGCTACTCAGGTCTAAGGTTGCTCTCTCTCTTATGCTCCAAATTGGAGGTGACAGAGTCTTTGCTGGGGGTCTGGAGGGACTTCCCCTGcggactgtggggggtctgtcTGGAGATTGCTCTGGATGTCAATAGCAACGATCTAGTCAAACAACAG GCACTGTTCGTACTGGTCAGTTTGAGTAATATCTGCAACTGTCACAAGAAGTGGTCCAACTACCTCGTCTGTACAACCAATCATGTGAGCACCGCATGCAGTCATGTGAGCACTGTATGCAGTCATGTGAGCACCGTATGCAATCATGTGAGCACCGCATGCAGTAATGTGAGCACCGTATGCAGTCATGTGAGCACCGCATGCAGTCAT GGTCGGTTATCTGGAGAAAAGGCTCTCGGACATTTACTCCACACGTACGACATCTGTCATTATGTAAATGCCATCGTCCAATCAGATCGCTTCTCTCAAGTGTCTCGAGAAATCGACTCCATATCAAAACTCACTGAAAACATTTTCTTTGACCAGCGGGTAATTTCTAATGATAGCAAGACGAAAAATGGTGGCTCAGATGAAAAGTCAATTAAGAGAATGTATTTAAGACATAGTTTTAACTCTGATGGAGCTGCCGATGTGAGTGGAGCTAGTACTGAAGGAGTTAACAGAGTATTGGTTTTGCTGACACGGCTGGTCGAGATCTGTGACcctctgtttgtgtgtggtgtgtgtgatgtgcttCATAACATGGCGTCTAGCTTCCCTCAAGAGATTGGAGCCTACCTGCAAGAAACTGGAACACTGGAGATGCTTGTGAG GTTCACTGATGTCACCATCTTAAAGCTCTTCATTTCGGCAGCAATTAGAGGCATTATCAG ACCCCATCTTCTTACTGGATGGGTGCGGATGGTGGCTGggatagtgggtgtggtcagaggGCTCCTCCCCCTCCAGCCGTCCCTTGTTAACCCCCTCATCCTCCGTACTGGACTAGTGTGTAATCTCTGGGAGGCACTCTCTGCTGTCAGCTCACACTGTCTGGAAG ACACTACCTGTTTGTCTCTCTGCTCTCAAGTGTTGGAACTCATGCTAGCGGCAGTGCAATGCAATCAAGACTGCTCCCTCACAACTATCACCGTGGTGTTCAGAGACTTACACAAACACTGGAAGAGCTTTGTCA ACGTCCTCCTCTATTCTCTGAAGAGGCCggagctgtgtgtgttgaCCACCCACGCACTCAAGGCCCTCTCTCTCGTACTCGTACACTCAGcagaagtgggtgtggcctctgAGGGCGTGTGCGCAAAAAGCATTATTAATGTGAAAGAAACTTTGGACCAAGATTATATAACAGCTGACAGTGAG AATCCGATTGGTTGGGTCTTATGTTTGGCCATCATGGATGCACGAGACATTGCCGCCCACCACCCACCTCCACACACTGCCCTCACATCTCACACCACCCTCACTGAGGCACTGAGACTACTGTTGGCGTGTAGCTCCTCAGCCAAACAATCAGCCCTGGCTA ATGGACTGTTGGAGTCTACCATGGATCAGTTGAAATCTCTcggttcaaaggtcaaatcaCAGACGGCACAGGACCACCCCCCACAAGCTGTCAAGAGGTCTCTCAAG GAGAGTCCAGCGATGCTCGAGTATATCAGCACGGTACATGTCATCAGGAACTTCATGTATAAGTCTTTGGAAGTGAAG ACGGCAGTGGGCGATTGTCAGCTGTTGTCCATCCTCCACAAGCAGTGGACCTGGTACTCCCTCAACAAGAAAACACTTACTGCCGTTCTTAAACTACTCTCCGTCTTCACAGCTGGGAACTCAAGGG GTCAGGCCCTCCTGTGTCAGCCGCTGAGGTGCCTCCAGCTCATCCCTTCCCTCCTCCACTCGTCACTCAAGCTGTGCTCCACCCTCCTGGTTGCTAACCACAAGCCCACCCCCCACGACATGCTAGTGATCGGGGGGCTCTTCCCGCTTATTACCAACTGTGCTTTATCAAACGAAGGAAGAGCTACGTTGAGAAAA ATGAACTTCCTGTCTAACATGAGCTCCCTCAGCCCCAAGTCCGataaaggtcaaaggtcgtcCAAACTGGCCACCCTCTGGGTCTCATTTCTGGTTAACCTCTCGTTCTCTAGCGATGGACAACAAATGATCATGAAACAGTCAG GTGCTCTGGAGGTGGTGACTGATCTCTACTGGAGCAGCAGTGCTGAGGGATCACGCACTAAGACACTCCTACTGCTCAGAAACCTCTCCTTCTATGGCCCCAGCAAAACACTCCTCGCCACTAATG AGGGCTTTCAGTCCATACTGAGTCACTGCCTAGGCTCTGAGGATGCTAGACACAACGCTCTGGCCTCCTCCGCCCTCTGGGCACTGCTGCACAACTGCAACAAG ATTCGTCATGTTCTCAAGCATTCTGAGCTGGTGGAGTCACTTGAGAGTCTACACTCCCGGACCATTGCCCCCCAGAGGCTAGGGGGGGCACAAAACTCAGACAATCACCTCAAAACTTTAACTATGGCCTACTCATTGCTACACTGA